A region of Myxococcus stipitatus DSM 14675 DNA encodes the following proteins:
- a CDS encoding tetratricopeptide repeat protein has product MAKSMVERYEQLLRQDPTSSVFVELAKALLEKGDSARAIEVCEQGISHHPSSTVGRVLWGKALIQLGRPAQAMEQFDKAIAIEKDNPYAYNLIGEVLLQRGLYRSALPLLRKAVALQPNDGRVKLWLEQAQQALAGGPAPVFADLMGLEKAAPEEGEADGREKPEADEPVAAAPMAAARLRAAALGDAAKAAGGAGAAKSVGARAAADLASAAGAGGAASGDASADAPGVAGSDSSGAGEDVDLGLSSEAPVVRSPEASEPGASASSASLGLIDRPIPVLGASPGSLLPTLDLALSDEDGGQDSAGLETSSGALAGEDAQAETESRTQEAEASASSGEGSSEGDVGAGDSAASESEEDILLRSSEFTTAKPVIPAASGGLLGDLPPVEPTGAAPVVARAAGATRGSGSKRSLLDDLPDVAESTGPSAKPKAGESKQDTEALTVAYEKELRQKLAREAAKTSFIKRNGVKVAGATALAMVLITVVVGFLRIRAASGGQTLNEALARSEDLIVQDTRASLNGALQQLGSALEMDEGSSRAWALTAWTHALLFADHGMSPEDRLKALEALEKPGVREAAPGLVLTTNVLVADDRGREPARRALLAATDESTEVHALAASLLLASKDEKKALERFDRALRASPSNVRALVALGGYYLASEDFPQAIEMFAKARTKSPKHPLARIGQAEARLAQEQDLEEALADVAPLAADAELPTALAPRQQLVHGQLLAAVGKHEEARALLSKGTQGPLAFDFQLALGASSRAAGKLDAALAAYEAGLKLQPKSDEAREGLGRTLLDKDREREVLTRLEADGGRKVALVRASAYARLGDWKRVRTELARTRVNERYPPEAVSLLALADSAEGNGTQARELLEKALAASKRPRNDMRLALGQLYWRERALDKAQAQFEEAQKSPRDYEASCSLGRLLLSRGLPDMALKPLMQAVERNGAHGEARDALGRTLLALGRTPEALKQFEAWQLDNPGSAGAQKGFALALFQSGRRKEAEGAVGRAAKLAPDDAESHRLRAAILFGAGDAKGGFSSLERANKLDPKDPDTFCEIAHAFLRQGNTDNADAAFAAARREGPDATCGRVGEFYVQLPSGGRTVARTLADLAARAPTPWDKAFAQAAMARVLLGAGVLKEARAAADEAVRLAPFEGRSYLALGMVALKQRQEAAAKTALLKAVELEPTDGPAYLALADVLVRESAELVRAVDAYETFLRLAGDSEDAARVKKALPSLKKKAAR; this is encoded by the coding sequence ATGGCCAAGTCGATGGTGGAGCGTTACGAGCAGCTCCTCCGGCAGGACCCTACGTCTTCCGTATTCGTTGAACTGGCCAAGGCCCTGCTGGAGAAGGGGGACTCGGCGCGCGCCATCGAGGTGTGCGAACAGGGCATCTCGCACCACCCCTCCTCGACGGTGGGGCGGGTGCTCTGGGGCAAGGCGCTGATTCAGCTCGGGCGCCCCGCCCAGGCGATGGAGCAGTTCGACAAGGCCATCGCCATCGAGAAGGACAACCCCTACGCCTACAACCTGATTGGCGAGGTGCTGCTGCAGCGCGGGCTGTATCGCTCGGCGCTGCCGCTCCTGCGCAAGGCGGTGGCGCTGCAGCCCAATGACGGGCGGGTGAAGCTGTGGCTGGAGCAGGCCCAGCAGGCCCTGGCCGGTGGCCCCGCGCCCGTCTTCGCGGACCTGATGGGGTTGGAGAAGGCCGCTCCCGAGGAGGGTGAGGCGGACGGGCGCGAGAAGCCCGAGGCCGATGAGCCCGTCGCCGCGGCTCCGATGGCGGCGGCGCGGCTGCGGGCCGCGGCGCTGGGGGATGCCGCGAAGGCCGCGGGGGGGGCGGGGGCGGCGAAGTCCGTGGGGGCTCGCGCCGCCGCGGACCTGGCGAGCGCCGCTGGGGCGGGCGGGGCCGCGTCGGGTGACGCTTCGGCGGATGCGCCGGGGGTCGCGGGCTCGGATTCCTCCGGTGCTGGGGAGGACGTGGACCTGGGGCTCTCCTCGGAGGCTCCGGTGGTGCGTTCGCCCGAGGCGTCGGAGCCGGGTGCCTCTGCGTCGAGCGCGTCGCTGGGGTTGATCGACAGGCCGATTCCCGTGCTGGGCGCTTCGCCCGGCTCGCTGTTGCCGACCCTGGACCTGGCGCTGTCCGACGAGGACGGCGGGCAGGACTCCGCGGGTCTCGAGACCTCTTCCGGCGCGCTGGCGGGAGAAGACGCCCAGGCGGAGACCGAATCGCGGACGCAGGAGGCCGAGGCGTCGGCTTCCTCGGGTGAGGGCTCTTCCGAGGGCGACGTGGGAGCAGGGGACTCCGCCGCCTCCGAGTCCGAAGAGGACATCCTGCTTCGCTCCAGCGAGTTCACCACCGCGAAGCCGGTGATACCCGCCGCTTCCGGTGGACTCCTGGGGGACCTGCCTCCCGTGGAGCCGACGGGCGCCGCGCCCGTGGTGGCTCGGGCTGCGGGGGCGACGCGGGGCTCTGGCTCCAAGCGCTCGTTGCTCGACGACCTTCCGGATGTCGCGGAGTCGACCGGGCCCTCGGCGAAGCCGAAGGCGGGCGAGTCCAAGCAGGACACCGAGGCCCTCACCGTCGCGTACGAGAAGGAGCTGCGCCAGAAGCTGGCGCGCGAGGCCGCGAAGACGTCGTTCATCAAGCGCAATGGTGTCAAGGTTGCAGGTGCCACGGCGTTGGCGATGGTGCTCATCACCGTCGTCGTCGGCTTCCTGCGCATCCGCGCGGCCTCGGGTGGCCAGACGCTGAACGAGGCGCTCGCCCGCTCCGAGGACCTCATCGTCCAGGACACGCGGGCCTCGCTGAACGGTGCCCTCCAGCAGTTGGGGAGCGCGCTGGAGATGGACGAGGGCAGCAGCCGCGCGTGGGCCCTCACCGCGTGGACGCATGCGCTGCTCTTCGCGGACCACGGCATGTCTCCCGAGGACCGCCTCAAGGCGCTCGAGGCCCTGGAGAAGCCGGGCGTGCGAGAAGCCGCTCCGGGACTGGTCCTCACGACCAACGTCCTCGTGGCGGATGACCGGGGCCGAGAGCCCGCCCGCCGCGCGCTGCTCGCCGCGACGGACGAGAGCACCGAGGTCCACGCGCTCGCCGCGAGCCTGCTCCTGGCGTCGAAGGACGAGAAGAAGGCGCTCGAGCGCTTCGACCGCGCGCTCCGCGCATCCCCGTCCAACGTCCGCGCCCTGGTGGCGCTGGGGGGCTACTACCTGGCCTCCGAGGACTTCCCGCAGGCCATCGAGATGTTCGCGAAGGCGCGCACCAAGTCGCCCAAGCATCCCTTGGCGCGCATCGGACAGGCCGAGGCCCGGCTGGCGCAGGAGCAGGACCTGGAGGAGGCGCTCGCGGACGTGGCCCCGCTGGCTGCCGACGCGGAGCTGCCCACCGCCCTCGCGCCGCGTCAGCAGTTGGTGCACGGCCAGCTCCTGGCCGCCGTGGGCAAGCACGAGGAGGCTCGCGCCCTGCTGTCGAAGGGGACTCAGGGGCCGCTGGCCTTCGACTTCCAGCTCGCGCTCGGGGCTTCGAGCCGCGCGGCGGGGAAGCTGGACGCCGCGCTCGCCGCATACGAGGCGGGCTTGAAGCTTCAGCCCAAGAGCGACGAGGCCCGTGAGGGTCTGGGGCGCACCCTGCTGGACAAGGACCGCGAGCGCGAGGTGCTCACGCGCCTGGAGGCCGATGGTGGCCGCAAGGTGGCCCTGGTGCGGGCCTCCGCGTATGCGCGCCTGGGCGACTGGAAGCGCGTCCGCACGGAGCTGGCGCGCACGCGCGTCAACGAGCGCTATCCCCCCGAGGCCGTGTCGCTCCTGGCCCTGGCCGACTCCGCCGAGGGCAATGGCACTCAAGCGCGCGAGCTGCTCGAGAAGGCGCTGGCCGCCTCGAAGCGTCCGCGCAACGACATGCGGCTGGCGCTGGGGCAGCTGTACTGGCGCGAGCGCGCGCTCGACAAGGCCCAGGCCCAGTTCGAGGAGGCGCAGAAGAGCCCGCGCGACTACGAGGCGTCGTGCTCGCTGGGGCGCTTGCTCCTGTCTCGAGGCCTGCCAGACATGGCGCTCAAGCCGCTGATGCAGGCGGTGGAGCGCAATGGCGCGCACGGCGAGGCGCGAGATGCGCTGGGCCGGACGCTGCTGGCGTTGGGCCGCACGCCCGAGGCCCTCAAGCAGTTCGAGGCGTGGCAGCTCGACAACCCGGGCAGCGCTGGCGCACAGAAGGGCTTCGCGCTGGCGCTCTTCCAGTCTGGCCGCCGCAAGGAGGCGGAGGGCGCCGTGGGGCGTGCGGCGAAGCTGGCCCCGGACGACGCGGAGTCGCACCGGCTGCGTGCCGCCATCCTCTTCGGCGCGGGTGATGCCAAGGGCGGCTTCTCCTCGCTGGAGCGCGCCAACAAGCTGGACCCGAAGGACCCGGACACCTTCTGTGAGATTGCCCACGCGTTCCTGCGGCAGGGCAACACGGACAACGCGGATGCCGCCTTCGCGGCCGCGAGGCGCGAGGGCCCCGACGCCACCTGCGGACGGGTGGGCGAGTTCTACGTGCAGCTGCCGAGCGGTGGCCGCACGGTGGCGCGCACGCTGGCGGACCTGGCCGCGCGGGCCCCCACCCCGTGGGACAAGGCCTTCGCCCAGGCCGCCATGGCCCGTGTCCTCCTGGGCGCGGGAGTGCTGAAGGAGGCGCGCGCCGCCGCGGATGAGGCCGTCCGCCTGGCGCCGTTCGAGGGGCGTTCCTACCTTGCGCTCGGCATGGTCGCCCTCAAGCAGAGACAGGAGGCCGCGGCGAAGACGGCGCTCCTGAAGGCCGTGGAGCTGGAGCCCACGGACGGGCCGGCCTACCTAGCACTCGCGGACGTGCTTGTCCGGGAGTCCGCGGAGCTGGTGCGGGCCGTGGACGCGTATGAGACCTTCCTCCGTCTGGCCGGAGACAGCGAGGATGCGGCGCGCGTGAAGAAGGCGCTGCCGTCCCTCAAGAAGAAGGCGGCTCGTTAG
- a CDS encoding RecQ family ATP-dependent DNA helicase, protein MVNMRAMPLALPYFEQAQQGLVRHFGLAQFRPGQAEVISTVLSGRNTVVVMPTGAGKSLCYQLPATLLPGVTLVVSPLIALMKDQVEQLTARGISATFINSSLSDLERAERMRRLRAGEYKLLYVAPERFRSASFCQTISDVGVDLFAVDEAHCISQWGHDFRPDYALLGQVRKRLRPPRTVALTATATPEVRADIVRVLLMKEPREFAMGFDRPNLFLGKQEVGGDSDRHEACARLAALGGSGIIYCSTRRASEGVFSELHGRGVKAVLYHAGMDDDARRRAQDTFMSAKDAVAVATNAFGMGIDKSDIRFVAHANIPRAVEAYYQEIGRAGRDGGDARAVLLFNHADVYTQERLIQGNHPSEAVLADVWGVLQSVEEFERGVHVLAGMVNASEFEVSAAVRIFERAGKLERGNRGEGAHGVTLTEKAQGAHPHAADAQRLLKSLLETFPVGRQSTTELTILARRVGLTVDEVRHALGLLEKSGVVKVRRPFSGRSIRALVRLPFREMGMDLSHVREQERQNLQLLRRMTDYAYADREQRCRRRSVLHYFGQQDVEDACGNCDVCAPAKMPVLLSGGPSASRARTAAAAAPVTSYSELASTELRRWRKELSKDLGVAPFIIFNDATLLGLAATLPIDREGFLTVKGTGESRWERFGPKVVEICLMARAAGHEPQVVPMAMSKARKPRIRRAGASD, encoded by the coding sequence ATGGTGAACATGCGAGCGATGCCGTTGGCCCTGCCCTATTTCGAGCAAGCTCAGCAGGGCCTGGTGCGCCATTTCGGTCTGGCACAATTCCGTCCGGGCCAGGCCGAGGTCATCTCCACCGTCCTGAGCGGGCGCAACACCGTGGTGGTGATGCCCACGGGCGCGGGCAAGAGCCTGTGCTACCAGCTTCCGGCCACGCTGCTGCCGGGGGTGACGTTGGTGGTGTCCCCGCTGATTGCGCTGATGAAGGACCAGGTGGAGCAGCTCACGGCGCGGGGCATCTCCGCGACGTTCATCAACTCGTCCTTGTCGGACCTGGAGCGCGCGGAGCGGATGCGCCGGCTGCGCGCGGGTGAGTACAAGCTGCTGTACGTGGCGCCCGAGCGCTTCCGGAGCGCGAGCTTCTGCCAGACGATTTCCGACGTGGGCGTGGACCTGTTCGCGGTGGACGAGGCGCACTGCATCTCGCAGTGGGGCCACGACTTCCGGCCGGACTACGCGCTGCTGGGGCAGGTGCGCAAGCGGCTGCGCCCACCGCGCACGGTGGCGCTCACCGCGACGGCCACGCCCGAGGTCCGCGCGGACATCGTCCGGGTGCTGCTGATGAAGGAGCCCCGGGAGTTCGCCATGGGGTTCGACCGGCCCAACCTCTTCCTCGGCAAGCAGGAGGTGGGCGGGGACTCGGACCGGCACGAGGCCTGCGCGCGGTTGGCGGCGCTGGGCGGCAGCGGCATCATCTACTGCTCGACGCGGCGCGCGTCGGAGGGTGTCTTCTCGGAGCTGCACGGCCGAGGCGTGAAGGCGGTGCTGTACCACGCGGGCATGGACGACGACGCGAGGCGGCGGGCGCAAGACACGTTCATGTCCGCGAAGGACGCGGTGGCGGTGGCCACCAATGCGTTCGGCATGGGCATCGACAAGTCGGACATCCGCTTCGTCGCCCATGCCAACATCCCCCGGGCGGTGGAGGCCTACTACCAGGAGATTGGTCGCGCGGGCCGCGACGGAGGGGATGCGCGAGCGGTGCTGCTGTTCAACCACGCGGATGTCTACACACAGGAGCGGCTCATCCAGGGCAACCACCCGTCGGAGGCGGTCCTCGCGGACGTGTGGGGCGTGCTCCAGTCGGTGGAGGAGTTCGAGCGAGGCGTCCACGTGCTCGCGGGCATGGTGAACGCCAGCGAGTTCGAGGTCTCCGCCGCGGTGCGCATCTTCGAGCGCGCGGGGAAGCTGGAGCGAGGCAACCGCGGCGAGGGGGCGCACGGGGTGACGTTGACGGAGAAGGCCCAGGGAGCGCACCCGCATGCGGCGGACGCGCAGCGGCTCCTGAAGTCGCTCTTGGAGACCTTCCCCGTGGGGCGGCAGTCCACCACCGAGCTGACCATCCTCGCCCGGCGCGTCGGGCTGACGGTGGACGAGGTGCGGCACGCGCTGGGCCTCTTGGAGAAGTCGGGCGTGGTGAAGGTGCGCAGGCCCTTCTCCGGACGCTCCATCCGCGCGCTGGTCCGCCTCCCCTTCCGGGAGATGGGCATGGACCTGAGCCACGTGCGCGAGCAGGAGCGGCAGAACCTCCAGCTCCTGCGGCGGATGACGGACTACGCCTACGCGGACCGGGAGCAGCGCTGCCGGCGGAGGAGCGTCCTGCACTACTTCGGGCAGCAGGACGTGGAGGACGCGTGCGGCAACTGCGATGTCTGCGCGCCCGCGAAGATGCCGGTGCTGCTGTCCGGTGGCCCCTCCGCGTCGCGAGCGCGGACGGCCGCCGCTGCCGCCCCGGTGACGAGCTACAGCGAGCTGGCCTCGACGGAGCTGCGGCGCTGGCGCAAGGAGCTGTCGAAGGACCTGGGGGTCGCCCCCTTCATCATCTTCAACGACGCGACGCTGTTGGGACTCGCCGCGACGCTGCCCATCGACCGGGAGGGCTTCCTCACGGTGAAGGGCACGGGCGAGAGCCGCTGGGAGCGCTTCGGCCCCAAAGTGGTGGAAATCTGTCTCATGGCCCGGGCCGCGGGGCATGAGCCCCAGGTCGTCCCCATGGCCATGAGCAAGGCTCGCAAGCCCCGCATCCGCCGCGCGGGCGCCTCCGACTGA
- the radC gene encoding RadC family protein: protein MEWSMGEAWVDEVSAEARAAGSVEQARERIFRLGAQALTEPELLCVAWGASPRARGTHEEAEALLRHCGGLKALLQAEPVELSGLPGMGPRRAAQVLAALELGRRAQRTVERRPRLRTAREIHAYLTPVLGALRREVFHVLCFNARNVLVHDIRVAEGTMNMCPVDPREVFAAALVSRATAIVLAHNHPSGDPEPSVHDVGLTRHLVAGARLINVKVLDHLVVGDGAFVSMLERGLLPEQERGSAWEWNAAQGGG, encoded by the coding sequence ATGGAGTGGAGCATGGGCGAGGCGTGGGTGGACGAAGTGTCGGCGGAGGCGCGGGCCGCTGGAAGCGTGGAGCAGGCCCGGGAGCGAATCTTCCGATTGGGGGCCCAGGCCCTCACGGAGCCGGAGCTGCTGTGTGTCGCGTGGGGCGCATCCCCTCGGGCGCGCGGCACGCATGAGGAAGCCGAGGCGCTCCTGCGCCACTGCGGCGGGCTCAAGGCGCTCCTGCAGGCGGAGCCGGTGGAGCTCAGCGGGCTGCCCGGGATGGGGCCTCGGCGGGCGGCGCAGGTGCTGGCGGCGCTGGAGCTGGGCAGGCGCGCGCAGCGGACGGTGGAGCGCAGGCCCCGGCTGCGCACGGCGCGGGAGATTCACGCGTACCTGACGCCCGTGCTGGGCGCGCTGCGGCGCGAGGTCTTCCACGTGCTGTGCTTCAACGCGCGCAACGTGCTGGTGCACGACATCCGGGTCGCCGAGGGCACCATGAACATGTGCCCGGTGGACCCGCGAGAGGTGTTCGCCGCGGCGCTGGTGTCTCGGGCCACGGCCATCGTCCTGGCGCACAACCACCCTTCGGGGGACCCGGAGCCCAGCGTCCACGACGTGGGCCTGACGCGGCACCTCGTCGCGGGGGCGCGGCTCATCAACGTGAAGGTGCTGGACCACCTCGTCGTGGGTGACGGGGCCTTCGTGTCGATGCTGGAGCGAGGGCTGCTCCCCGAACAGGAACGGGGGTCGGCGTGGGAATGGAACGCGGCGCAGGGAGGTGGCTGA
- a CDS encoding cyclic nucleotide-binding domain-containing protein — protein MDAELLRKVALFEGLTQGQLAKVAQLGHTRDYPAGAFLFREGEAGQEMFVIAQGKVRISKSVPGIGEEALAILEPGQYFGEMAVIEDSPRSADAIAHVSCSVWAIERSKLDQLMFTDKDLAYVLLWTFVRTLSERLRETNDKIKAFFAISRF, from the coding sequence ATGGATGCCGAGCTCCTCAGAAAGGTTGCGCTGTTCGAGGGTTTGACCCAGGGCCAGCTCGCCAAGGTGGCTCAGCTCGGCCACACCAGGGACTACCCTGCGGGCGCCTTCCTCTTCCGTGAGGGGGAGGCCGGCCAGGAGATGTTCGTCATCGCCCAGGGCAAGGTCCGCATCTCCAAGTCCGTCCCCGGGATTGGCGAGGAGGCGCTCGCCATCCTGGAGCCCGGCCAGTACTTCGGAGAAATGGCGGTCATCGAGGATTCGCCGCGCTCCGCGGACGCCATTGCCCACGTCTCCTGCTCGGTGTGGGCCATTGAACGCTCCAAGCTGGACCAGCTCATGTTCACCGACAAGGACCTGGCGTACGTGCTGCTGTGGACGTTCGTCCGGACGCTGAGCGAGCGACTTCGGGAGACGAACGACAAGATCAAGGCGTTCTTCGCCATCTCCCGCTTCTGA
- the trxB gene encoding thioredoxin-disulfide reductase, whose translation MAEEKINKVTIIGSGPAGYTAAIYAARANLEPVVFAGGPTLEHPQRVPGGQLMVTTDVENYPGFPEAITGPELMERFQKQAERFGTAIHMENVVKVDFSQRPFLIESESGLKVRSETVIISTGATAKWLGVKGEDQFKNRGVSACATCDGAFFKNQEVLVVGGGDTAMEEATYLAKIVKHVTLIHRRDSLRASKVMQDRALKNPKISFLWNSAVEEVMGDKKGMTGAVVRNLKTGDSQLLAATGLFVAIGHTPNTELFQGILETHQSGYLKTVPGSTRTNIPGVFACGDVQDSYYRQAITAAGTGCMAAIDAERWLIEEGE comes from the coding sequence GTGGCGGAGGAGAAAATCAACAAGGTGACCATCATCGGCTCGGGGCCGGCGGGCTACACCGCGGCCATCTACGCCGCGCGCGCCAACCTGGAGCCGGTGGTTTTCGCCGGCGGTCCCACGCTGGAGCACCCCCAGCGCGTGCCTGGCGGGCAACTGATGGTGACGACGGACGTGGAGAACTACCCCGGCTTCCCGGAGGCCATCACCGGCCCGGAGCTGATGGAGCGCTTCCAGAAGCAGGCGGAGCGCTTCGGCACGGCCATCCACATGGAGAACGTGGTGAAGGTGGACTTCAGCCAGCGCCCCTTCCTCATCGAGAGCGAGAGCGGCCTGAAGGTCCGCTCCGAGACGGTCATCATCTCCACGGGCGCCACCGCCAAGTGGCTGGGCGTCAAGGGCGAGGACCAGTTCAAGAACCGGGGCGTGTCCGCGTGCGCCACCTGCGACGGCGCGTTCTTCAAGAACCAGGAGGTCCTCGTCGTGGGCGGCGGTGACACGGCCATGGAAGAGGCCACGTACCTGGCGAAAATCGTCAAGCACGTCACCCTCATCCACCGCCGCGACTCGCTGCGCGCGTCCAAGGTGATGCAGGACCGCGCGCTCAAGAACCCCAAGATCTCGTTCCTGTGGAACTCCGCGGTCGAGGAGGTCATGGGCGACAAGAAGGGGATGACGGGCGCGGTGGTGCGCAACCTCAAGACGGGCGACAGCCAGCTGCTCGCGGCCACGGGCCTGTTCGTGGCCATTGGCCACACGCCCAACACGGAGCTGTTCCAGGGCATCCTGGAGACGCACCAGAGCGGCTATCTCAAGACGGTGCCGGGCTCCACGCGCACCAACATCCCGGGCGTCTTCGCTTGTGGCGATGTGCAGGACAGCTACTACCGGCAGGCCATCACCGCCGCGGGCACGGGCTGCATGGCGGCCATCGACGCGGAGCGGTGGCTGATTGAAGAGGGCGAGTAG
- a CDS encoding trans-sulfuration enzyme family protein: MSTKQKTLAVHAGTRLTGSRAVPISPPVSVSAVSWFDSSDDLDGALDGKDFAYARISAPNTLLLEEAVAALEGAEACVAYASGMAALRSLFEAQGFKPGDRLVMPADGYGVTRALYKNLCAALGVELHALKLADAGMDARIRELKPRLVLAESITNPLLRVADLRLLAKSCRDVGAAFAVDATFPSPTGQRALELGADYAVQSTSKWLNGHSDALGGTVSGSRARIDVLRSARILTGDVLGAFEAWLTLRGLRTLPVRMKAHVEHAAHVARRLAESPLLERVIYPGLSSHPDHAVAREVLHDGGPMVSFEIRGAARPEALRFLEALQVCKPAPSLGDVGTLVMHAASASARRMTPEEREAAGIRESLIRVSVGLEDPDDVVEDLLQAVARGVGR; this comes from the coding sequence ATGAGCACGAAGCAGAAGACCCTGGCGGTGCATGCCGGGACACGGCTGACGGGCAGTCGGGCCGTCCCCATCTCTCCACCCGTGTCCGTGTCGGCGGTGAGCTGGTTCGACAGCAGTGACGACCTGGACGGCGCGCTGGACGGCAAGGACTTCGCCTACGCCCGCATCAGCGCCCCCAACACCCTGCTGCTCGAAGAGGCCGTGGCCGCGCTCGAGGGCGCGGAGGCCTGTGTGGCCTACGCCAGTGGCATGGCCGCGCTGCGCTCCCTCTTCGAGGCGCAGGGCTTCAAGCCCGGCGACCGGCTGGTGATGCCCGCGGACGGCTATGGCGTCACCCGCGCGCTCTACAAGAACCTGTGCGCCGCGCTGGGCGTGGAGCTGCACGCGCTGAAGCTGGCGGACGCGGGGATGGACGCGCGCATCCGCGAGCTGAAGCCTCGACTCGTCCTGGCGGAGAGCATCACCAACCCGCTGCTGCGTGTCGCGGACCTGCGCCTGCTCGCCAAGTCGTGCCGGGACGTGGGCGCGGCCTTCGCGGTGGATGCGACGTTCCCGTCGCCGACGGGGCAGCGCGCGCTGGAGCTGGGCGCGGACTACGCGGTGCAGTCCACCAGCAAGTGGCTCAACGGGCACAGCGACGCGCTGGGCGGCACCGTGAGCGGCTCGCGCGCGCGAATCGACGTGCTGCGCTCGGCGCGCATCCTGACGGGAGACGTGCTCGGCGCCTTCGAGGCGTGGCTCACGTTGCGCGGCCTGCGCACGCTGCCGGTGCGCATGAAGGCCCATGTGGAGCACGCGGCCCACGTCGCTCGGAGGCTCGCGGAGTCTCCGCTGTTGGAGCGCGTCATCTACCCCGGGCTGTCGTCGCATCCGGACCATGCGGTGGCGCGCGAGGTGCTCCACGACGGAGGGCCCATGGTGTCCTTCGAGATTCGCGGCGCGGCCCGCCCGGAGGCCCTGCGCTTCCTGGAGGCGCTGCAGGTGTGCAAGCCGGCGCCGTCGCTGGGAGACGTGGGCACGCTGGTGATGCACGCGGCCAGCGCCAGCGCGCGCCGCATGACGCCCGAGGAGCGCGAGGCGGCCGGAATCCGCGAGAGCCTCATCCGTGTCTCGGTGGGTTTGGAGGACCCCGACGACGTGGTGGAAGACCTCCTCCAGGCGGTGGCGCGAGGAGTGGGTCGATGA
- the moaC gene encoding cyclic pyranopterin monophosphate synthase MoaC produces the protein MKMVDVGAKPKTERVAVATALLRMLPATRERILAGKVEKGDVLAAARLAGIMAAKRTPDFVPLCHPIALSGVEVTLEPVAQGLTIRATVRTVDRTGVEMEALTSACAAALTVYDMCKSVDRGMVVEAVQLEHKSGGRSGTWERGEEAPSKPARKRAKR, from the coding sequence ATGAAGATGGTGGATGTCGGCGCGAAGCCGAAGACGGAGCGCGTGGCGGTGGCCACGGCGTTGCTGCGCATGTTGCCCGCGACGCGGGAGCGCATCCTCGCGGGGAAGGTGGAGAAGGGGGACGTGCTCGCGGCGGCGAGGCTCGCCGGCATCATGGCCGCCAAGCGCACGCCGGACTTCGTCCCGCTGTGTCACCCCATCGCGCTGTCCGGTGTGGAGGTGACGCTGGAGCCCGTGGCCCAGGGGCTGACCATCCGCGCGACGGTGCGCACCGTGGACCGCACGGGCGTGGAGATGGAGGCCCTCACGTCCGCGTGCGCGGCGGCCCTCACCGTCTATGACATGTGCAAGAGCGTGGACCGGGGCATGGTGGTGGAGGCCGTCCAGCTCGAGCACAAGTCCGGCGGCCGCTCCGGCACCTGGGAGCGCGGCGAGGAGGCCCCCTCCAAACCCGCCCGGAAGCGCGCGAAACGCTAG
- a CDS encoding NUDIX hydrolase: MPQTVKPWPRLRQGLQHDYRVLKVRSDVWADPRTNLEQSRVRVDCADWVNVIAVTAQDELVFVRQFRFGIGANTLEVVGGMVDPGEDPAAAAARELEEETGYRHGRLVPLGAVHPNPAVQDNRCHSFLALDCVKVHDGRPDEGEDIAVELHPRTELPRLILEGHITHALVVVAFFLERLHAEAGAARK; the protein is encoded by the coding sequence ATGCCCCAGACGGTGAAGCCCTGGCCTCGACTGCGCCAGGGGTTGCAGCATGACTACCGCGTGCTGAAGGTGCGCTCGGATGTGTGGGCGGACCCGAGGACGAACCTGGAGCAGTCACGCGTGCGGGTGGACTGCGCGGACTGGGTCAACGTCATCGCCGTGACGGCGCAGGACGAGCTCGTGTTCGTCCGGCAGTTCCGCTTCGGCATCGGCGCCAACACGCTCGAGGTGGTGGGCGGCATGGTGGACCCCGGCGAGGACCCGGCCGCCGCAGCGGCGCGCGAGCTGGAAGAAGAGACGGGCTACCGGCACGGTCGGCTGGTGCCGCTGGGCGCGGTGCATCCCAACCCCGCCGTGCAGGACAACCGCTGTCACAGCTTCCTCGCGCTGGACTGCGTGAAGGTCCATGACGGCCGGCCGGACGAAGGCGAGGACATCGCCGTGGAGCTTCATCCGCGCACGGAGCTGCCTCGGCTCATCCTGGAGGGGCACATCACGCACGCGCTCGTCGTGGTGGCCTTCTTCCTGGAGCGGCTGCACGCGGAGGCCGGCGCGGCGAGGAAATAG